In a genomic window of Candidatus Gorgyraea atricola:
- a CDS encoding ribonuclease HI family protein, with product MQKSIEIFVDGASRGNPGLSGIGIAFFDDKKNLVKKIFKFIGNATNNVAEYTALIYGVQEALIDRYTDVTIKSDSELMTKQLRGEYRVKNENLKPYYDQFLHLSRGFEKIKIISIGRKDNSVADKLANKAIDSRFNTSLTIE from the coding sequence ATGCAGAAATCAATTGAGATATTTGTAGACGGTGCCTCAAGAGGGAATCCTGGTCTATCAGGGATAGGCATTGCCTTTTTCGACGACAAGAAAAATCTTGTTAAGAAAATATTCAAGTTCATAGGTAATGCAACCAATAATGTGGCAGAATATACTGCGCTTATCTATGGCGTTCAGGAGGCACTGATAGATAGATATACTGATGTGACGATAAAGTCTGACAGTGAATTAATGACAAAGCAGCTCCGAGGGGAATATAGAGTAAAGAATGAAAACCTTAAACCATATTATGATCAGTTTTTGCACCTCTCCCGGGGCTTTGAAAAAATTAAGATAATTTCGATAGGTAGAAAAGACAATAGTGTTGCAGATAAACTTGCGAATAAGGCAATAGATTCAAGATTCAATACCTCATTGACAATTGAATAG
- a CDS encoding SxtJ family membrane protein: protein MPSTLIIIPTYNEKENIEALINEIFKHANEVDILIVDDNSPDGTGLIADKIAKQDNRVSVLHRTSCKGRGYAGIDGFKEAIKRKDTLYIIEMDGDFSHDPKYIPAFLKEMRDSDVVIGSRYVSGGRDCDRGPIRVFLSKSVNLFIRKYLKLNIKDCTSGYRCFRKSILASLDLDRLISKEPSIIEEVLYKCKLRNCRIREIPIAFKKRLSGRSKLGICKLIKVFRDILRFKKEEEGVSRELKKFGFNLGLGLNILGCIMFYRHKPHFIWFSTIGSLALISALLCPRVLTLLKKILDAIIFSLGWITAKLTLSIAFYLIFTPTALLLKLFGKDLLHQKINRSAGSYWTKHKKSFFSYERMG, encoded by the coding sequence ATGCCAAGCACTTTAATTATAATCCCAACCTATAATGAAAAAGAGAACATAGAGGCCCTTATCAATGAAATATTCAAACATGCAAATGAAGTTGATATCCTTATAGTTGATGATAATTCCCCTGATGGCACTGGTCTTATTGCAGACAAAATAGCTAAGCAAGATAATCGCGTATCTGTGCTTCACAGGACATCCTGTAAAGGCAGGGGCTATGCCGGGATAGATGGCTTCAAGGAGGCAATTAAAAGGAAAGACACGCTATATATCATAGAGATGGATGGAGATTTTTCGCATGACCCAAAGTATATCCCGGCATTTTTAAAAGAGATGAGGGATTCCGATGTTGTTATTGGTTCAAGATATGTTAGCGGAGGAAGGGATTGTGATCGTGGGCCAATAAGGGTTTTTCTCTCAAAGTCAGTAAATCTATTCATAAGAAAATACCTTAAACTAAACATAAAAGATTGTACGTCAGGTTACCGGTGCTTCAGAAAGAGTATTTTGGCCTCCTTGGATTTAGACAGACTAATTTCCAAAGAACCATCTATAATAGAAGAGGTTTTATATAAATGCAAATTAAGGAATTGCAGAATTAGGGAAATCCCAATCGCATTTAAAAAGAGGTTATCAGGAAGATCTAAATTGGGAATTTGTAAGTTGATCAAGGTATTTAGGGATATATTGAGGTTTAAAAAGGAGGAAGAAGGCGTGAGTAGAGAGCTAAAGAAATTCGGCTTTAATCTTGGCCTGGGCCTTAACATACTCGGCTGCATCATGTTTTATCGCCACAAGCCGCATTTTATCTGGTTTTCCACTATTGGCTCTCTCGCTCTAATATCAGCTCTTCTTTGCCCCAGGGTATTGACTTTGCTGAAAAAGATCTTAGACGCGATAATTTTTTCATTAGGATGGATAACAGCCAAGCTTACCCTATCCATAGCTTTTTATCTCATATTCACACCCACAGCACTTTTATTAAAACTTTTTGGTAAGGATCTCTTGCATCAAAAAATAAATAGATCTGCTGGCTCATACTGGACAAAGCATAAAAAATCTTTTTTTTCATACGAACGAATGGGGTAA
- a CDS encoding carbamoyltransferase, giving the protein MSIYILGISCFYHDSAAALIRDGEIIAAAQEERFTRKKHDFSFPVNAVEYCLREAKIRSKDLSFVAFYDKPLLKLERILLTYLSYAPTGFKSFSKAIPLWLKERLWMGPLIGEKLDYKGKILFTEHHESHAASAFYPSPFKEAAILTMDGVGEWATASFGVGKGNDLDLQYEVKFPHSLGLLYSAFTYYMGFKVNSAEYKVMGLAPYGNPKYVDLILKELIDLKEDGSFKLNMKYFNYCAGLTMTNKRFDGLFGGPPRKPETKITQREMDLAKSIQVATEEVMLRVARHVHKVTGQKNLCLAGGVALNCVGNGRILKQGPFERIWIQPAAGDAGSALGAALRIWHKYLGNSRIVKEDKGAQKGSYLGPEYSDSYVEEYLKKNNIPYKRYTKEDVLKKTVEAITDEKVIGWFQGRMEFGPRALGARSIIGDARSLEMQSRINLKIKFRESFRPFAPTVLAEKAQDYFDINCESPYMLLVAPVKHIRRPSKEPEGFEKLKIVRSEIPAVTHVDNSARVQTVSEDSENKMYYQLLKELYKKTGCPVIINTSFNVRGEPIVCTPEDAYRCFMHTDMDYLVIGNFILDKKEQPKEKHETKQYFELD; this is encoded by the coding sequence ATGTCAATATACATTCTAGGCATCTCATGTTTTTATCATGATTCAGCCGCGGCTTTGATCAGGGACGGGGAGATCATTGCTGCTGCTCAAGAGGAGCGCTTTACCCGAAAAAAGCATGATTTTAGCTTTCCTGTGAATGCTGTAGAGTATTGCCTGAGAGAGGCTAAGATCAGATCTAAGGATCTATCTTTTGTTGCATTTTACGATAAGCCGCTTCTGAAATTAGAGAGAATACTTCTTACATATCTTTCCTATGCGCCTACAGGTTTTAAATCCTTTAGTAAGGCCATACCTTTGTGGCTTAAAGAGAGATTATGGATGGGGCCTTTAATAGGAGAAAAACTGGATTACAAGGGCAAGATCTTATTTACAGAACACCATGAATCCCATGCAGCCTCTGCATTTTACCCCTCACCATTTAAAGAAGCCGCAATTCTGACAATGGATGGTGTTGGCGAGTGGGCTACTGCGAGTTTTGGCGTAGGAAAGGGTAATGACCTTGATCTACAGTATGAGGTAAAATTTCCGCATTCTTTAGGGCTTTTATATTCGGCCTTTACTTATTATATGGGATTCAAGGTGAATTCAGCCGAGTATAAGGTAATGGGCCTTGCACCTTATGGTAATCCTAAGTATGTAGATTTGATCTTGAAGGAGCTTATTGACCTGAAAGAAGATGGATCTTTTAAATTAAATATGAAATATTTCAATTACTGCGCTGGTCTTACAATGACGAATAAGAGATTTGATGGATTGTTCGGAGGCCCGCCAAGAAAGCCAGAAACAAAGATCACACAGAGGGAGATGGATCTAGCAAAGTCTATTCAGGTGGCTACTGAAGAGGTGATGCTGAGGGTTGCCAGGCATGTACATAAGGTCACAGGCCAGAAGAATCTTTGTCTTGCAGGCGGAGTTGCCTTGAATTGTGTAGGCAATGGTAGGATTTTAAAACAAGGGCCATTTGAAAGGATCTGGATACAGCCTGCAGCAGGGGATGCAGGAAGCGCGCTTGGCGCGGCATTAAGGATCTGGCATAAGTATCTTGGCAATAGCCGAATCGTCAAAGAGGATAAAGGCGCGCAAAAAGGCTCTTATCTGGGCCCGGAATATAGCGATAGCTATGTCGAAGAATACCTAAAAAAGAACAATATTCCTTACAAGAGGTATACTAAGGAGGATGTGCTCAAGAAGACAGTAGAGGCTATTACAGACGAAAAGGTAATAGGCTGGTTCCAGGGCAGAATGGAATTCGGGCCAAGGGCATTGGGCGCAAGGAGCATAATAGGTGATGCCCGTTCTCTCGAGATGCAGTCTCGCATTAATCTTAAGATAAAATTCAGAGAATCATTCAGGCCATTCGCGCCCACTGTGTTAGCTGAAAAGGCACAAGACTATTTTGATATTAACTGCGAAAGTCCTTACATGCTTTTAGTGGCGCCTGTTAAGCATATTCGGCGACCCAGTAAAGAGCCAGAGGGGTTTGAGAAGCTAAAAATAGTGCGCTCTGAGATTCCTGCTGTTACGCACGTGGATAATTCTGCAAGGGTCCAGACTGTATCAGAAGACAGCGAGAATAAGATGTATTATCAATTATTAAAAGAACTTTATAAGAAAACAGGCTGTCCAGTAATAATAAACACCTCTTTTAATGTAAGGGGAGAACCCATAGTCTGTACGCCAGAAGACGCGTACAGATGCTTTATGCATACTGACATGGACTATCTCGTTATTGGTAATTTTATTCTGGACAAGAAAGAACAGCCAAAAGAAAAACACGAAACGAAACAGTATTTTGAATTAGACTAA
- a CDS encoding FAD-dependent oxidoreductase produces the protein MSLENKKDENVILGAGLSGLSTAYHLKNGYSLFEKESEPGGTARSVHKDGYTFDYDGHLLHFRNEYTFRLILGLLDDNLAMHKRDSWVYSKGCYTRYPFQANFHGLPDSIIKDCLTGLINARINSRHANADLTGDFETWIIKTFGPGIAEHFMLPYNRKFWTKDCRELTCEWLNGFVPVPTLEDAISGALSSNPKEYGYNTRFWYPVKGGISQLVNAFLQGIKDISLDKKAIAIDQYKREVIFKDGSIKRFNRLVSTMPLPELLKLFVDLPAEVKHALSLLKWTSIFVVNLGFKGSSITDRHWVYYPEEDFIFYRTGFPTNFSKDVAPPNRTSVYAEISHSDTKKIDKEKAITRTIMGLRRLGIIRNEKDIEICLPIDMKYGYVIYDTNRDWAVNIIKKYLEGFGIHTIGRYGGWKYMTMEDVILEGKDLADKLSRELVETQRNMPTLTELVKV, from the coding sequence ATGAGCCTAGAAAACAAAAAAGATGAAAATGTAATTCTGGGAGCAGGTTTATCAGGGTTGAGTACAGCCTATCACTTGAAGAATGGATATTCTTTATTTGAGAAAGAATCCGAGCCAGGCGGCACAGCAAGGTCTGTGCATAAAGATGGCTATACATTTGATTATGATGGCCATCTCTTGCATTTTAGAAACGAATACACCTTTAGATTGATCTTGGGACTTTTGGACGATAATCTCGCTATGCATAAACGTGACTCATGGGTCTATTCTAAAGGCTGTTATACACGATATCCGTTTCAGGCAAATTTTCATGGGCTACCAGATTCCATAATAAAGGATTGCCTGACTGGACTTATAAATGCGAGGATTAATTCAAGGCATGCAAATGCAGACCTAACAGGAGATTTTGAGACCTGGATAATAAAGACCTTTGGACCCGGCATAGCAGAACATTTTATGCTGCCTTACAATAGAAAATTTTGGACAAAGGACTGTCGCGAGCTGACTTGCGAATGGCTAAATGGTTTTGTGCCTGTGCCAACGCTCGAGGATGCAATATCAGGAGCCTTATCATCCAATCCAAAGGAATATGGCTATAATACAAGGTTCTGGTATCCAGTAAAAGGCGGGATATCTCAACTGGTCAATGCTTTTTTACAAGGCATAAAGGATATATCTCTTGATAAAAAGGCAATTGCCATAGATCAGTATAAGCGCGAGGTTATTTTTAAAGATGGCAGCATAAAAAGATTCAATAGACTGGTTTCTACGATGCCTCTGCCTGAACTTTTAAAGCTTTTCGTAGACCTTCCAGCAGAAGTCAAGCATGCCCTTTCTTTGCTTAAGTGGACTTCTATATTCGTAGTAAATCTAGGCTTTAAGGGCAGCAGTATAACTGACAGGCATTGGGTCTACTATCCTGAAGAAGATTTTATTTTTTATAGGACCGGTTTTCCAACAAATTTTTCTAAGGATGTGGCTCCTCCTAACAGGACATCTGTTTATGCAGAGATATCGCATTCAGACACCAAGAAGATAGACAAGGAAAAGGCGATTACAAGGACCATAATGGGCTTAAGGAGATTAGGGATTATTCGTAATGAGAAGGATATTGAGATCTGCCTGCCAATTGATATGAAATATGGTTATGTGATTTATGATACGAATAGAGACTGGGCGGTCAATATTATAAAAAAATATCTCGAAGGTTTCGGTATACACACCATTGGTCGCTATGGCGGATGGAAATACATGACAATGGAGGACGTGATTCTGGAAGGGAAAGACCTGGCTGATAAGTTGTCTCGAGAACTAGTTGAGACCCAAAGAAATATGCCTACCTTAACAGAGTTAGTAAAGGTCTAA
- a CDS encoding MraY family glycosyltransferase encodes MIVFYIFLCSFVTSLLFITLFIKIKGRTKKISCIGGIAIYASFLIAILAAIFLKELGGLKALGLIVSSGIIMVLGMIDDSNELRPSLKIIGELLGIGVLVAFGFTTRIAFLPIWANILITVFWVLFITNALNLLDIMDGLASGLIVIISLTFLSVAAINRDLFSTFILIALIGAHLGFLKYNYPPAKVYMGDAGSLFSGFLLAAIAININYAPMERPVALFAPILALSLPIYDTIFLTIMRIRKKIPIFSKSNDHIALRLLTVGCSVRKSLWVMYFFGIFLAISALIVTFGSASAGLVMTIVVLLIFILVSTRIAALKKE; translated from the coding sequence GTGATAGTTTTTTATATCTTTCTGTGTTCTTTTGTGACCAGCCTTTTATTCATCACTTTATTTATCAAGATAAAGGGGCGAACCAAAAAAATTTCCTGTATAGGCGGAATTGCTATTTATGCATCATTTTTAATAGCAATACTGGCAGCTATATTTTTAAAAGAGCTTGGAGGCTTGAAGGCCTTAGGCCTGATTGTTTCATCTGGCATCATAATGGTGTTAGGCATGATAGATGATTCAAATGAATTAAGGCCTTCTCTAAAGATAATAGGAGAGCTTTTAGGAATAGGCGTATTAGTGGCATTTGGATTTACTACCAGAATAGCCTTTCTGCCAATATGGGCCAATATTTTAATAACAGTCTTCTGGGTATTGTTTATAACCAATGCCTTAAATCTCCTGGACATAATGGATGGCTTGGCCTCTGGCCTTATTGTCATTATTTCTTTGACGTTTCTAAGCGTCGCAGCTATCAACAGGGATCTTTTTTCCACGTTTATTTTAATTGCTTTAATTGGCGCACATTTAGGATTTTTGAAGTACAATTATCCGCCTGCAAAGGTCTATATGGGAGATGCAGGCAGTTTATTTTCAGGATTCTTATTGGCAGCTATAGCTATAAATATAAATTATGCGCCCATGGAAAGGCCAGTGGCACTCTTTGCGCCTATCCTGGCATTGAGTCTCCCGATCTATGATACGATCTTTTTAACAATCATGCGTATTAGAAAAAAAATCCCCATCTTCAGCAAAAGCAATGACCATATTGCCTTAAGATTATTGACTGTGGGATGCAGTGTGCGCAAAAGTTTATGGGTAATGTACTTTTTCGGAATTTTTCTGGCAATATCAGCATTGATAGTAACATTTGGTTCTGCCTCAGCAGGCCTTGTGATGACAATAGTCGTACTTTTAATATTTATATTAGTAAGCACAAGAATAGCTGCGCTAAAAAAGGAGTAG
- a CDS encoding glycosyltransferase family 4 protein: MRVCHVITKPELGGAQLSTLNILTNLPTDKYDLSIVTSPKGILASEIRDIKGVKSHFIPSLVRNINPIADIIAFISIYFIYSINKYAIVHTHSSKAGIIGRWAARFAKVSHIVHTVHGWPFNDYQNPILKNFYISLERLTAKFTTRIICVSEKDLETGLKHRIAPRHKFVVIKYGIPLAEVRRSSGNGAEKRKELGIHNSDPIVGMISCLKPQKSPLDYVKACIEIYKETPNINFLLIGDGVLKKRCKEILSSTPLNGRFIFAGWRRDIPEILDILDVAVLTSKWEGMSISIIEALCKGKPAVITDVGGARELVREEVNGFLTRPGSPKDIARKALTLLKNKEQLREMSKRAALSIDDSFDLKNMLDAVDRLYRSLG, encoded by the coding sequence ATGCGTGTCTGTCATGTTATAACAAAGCCTGAACTTGGTGGTGCACAGCTTAGCACCTTAAATATTCTCACCAATCTTCCTACAGATAAGTACGACCTATCTATTGTTACATCCCCAAAAGGCATTCTTGCTTCTGAAATCAGAGATATAAAAGGCGTAAAATCCCATTTTATCCCTTCTTTAGTCAGAAATATAAACCCAATAGCTGATATAATTGCTTTTATATCAATATACTTTATATATAGCATCAATAAATATGCCATAGTTCATACACATAGCTCAAAGGCAGGTATTATTGGCCGCTGGGCAGCCAGATTTGCAAAGGTATCTCATATTGTTCACACCGTGCATGGCTGGCCTTTTAATGATTATCAAAACCCTATCCTGAAGAATTTTTATATATCCCTTGAAAGACTGACAGCGAAATTTACAACAAGGATCATCTGTGTTTCAGAGAAGGATCTGGAAACTGGATTAAAGCACAGGATAGCGCCAAGACATAAGTTTGTAGTTATAAAATACGGTATACCGCTCGCTGAAGTCAGAAGATCTTCAGGTAATGGCGCAGAAAAAAGGAAAGAGCTGGGAATACACAATAGCGATCCTATTGTAGGGATGATATCCTGCCTAAAGCCGCAAAAATCACCCCTGGACTACGTAAAGGCATGCATAGAGATATATAAAGAAACGCCAAACATTAATTTTTTATTGATCGGTGATGGTGTGCTGAAAAAAAGATGCAAGGAAATATTGTCTTCTACGCCTTTAAACGGAAGGTTTATCTTTGCTGGCTGGAGAAGGGATATCCCTGAGATCCTGGACATATTAGATGTAGCAGTACTTACGAGTAAATGGGAAGGTATGTCTATCTCTATCATAGAGGCCCTTTGTAAGGGCAAACCTGCTGTTATTACTGATGTAGGAGGGGCAAGAGAACTTGTTAGGGAAGAGGTAAATGGTTTTCTTACGCGTCCTGGATCCCCTAAAGACATAGCTAGAAAAGCATTAACATTATTGAAGAATAAAGAGCAGCTCAGGGAGATGTCAAAAAGGGCGGCTCTTTCCATAGATGATAGTTTTGATCTAAAGAACATGCTTGACGCAGTTGATAGACTTTACAGGAGCTTGGGGTGA
- a CDS encoding methyl-accepting chemotaxis protein, whose product METKQIFRRRQYLIKRGLQFRYIGLVFALVIMCSLVTGYTVFTTGWVLLGEKLSSVYPQGRLVYVFRATNLALIRNLFLVSPLVFIIALFSSHKIAGPVYRIEKTLEEINNGNLALKIKFRRGDELWDLADLINTMIENFNKTIASSKDAGKDTRASLEAMKKEISGGSCDCAKIKTSLSELQAKIDQVNSSLDQWTT is encoded by the coding sequence ATGGAGACAAAACAGATTTTCAGGAGAAGACAGTATCTAATAAAGAGAGGATTACAGTTTCGTTATATAGGTCTTGTATTTGCGCTGGTCATTATGTGTTCCCTGGTCACAGGTTATACGGTATTTACAACTGGATGGGTGCTCTTGGGGGAAAAGCTCTCCAGTGTCTATCCTCAGGGCAGGCTCGTCTATGTTTTTAGGGCTACAAATCTAGCCTTAATAAGAAATCTTTTCCTGGTTTCGCCGCTTGTTTTTATAATCGCACTGTTCTCTTCACATAAAATAGCAGGGCCTGTTTACAGGATAGAAAAGACCCTGGAAGAGATCAATAATGGAAATCTCGCCTTAAAGATAAAGTTCAGGCGTGGTGATGAACTCTGGGATCTTGCTGATTTAATAAATACTATGATAGAGAATTTTAACAAGACCATTGCCTCCAGTAAGGATGCAGGCAAGGATACCCGAGCCAGCTTAGAAGCTATGAAAAAAGAAATTTCCGGCGGCTCATGCGACTGTGCAAAGATAAAGACCTCCCTAAGCGAACTGCAAGCAAAGATAGACCAAGTAAATTCCTCCCTGGACCAATGGACTACCTAG